From a single Paenibacillus sp. FSL R5-0345 genomic region:
- a CDS encoding MFS transporter → MKERKWDLFALASIPLIMTLGNSMLLPILPQISKELGISSFQVSMLITVYGLMAIVMIPIAGYLSDTYGRKKVILPSLIIAAIGGIICVVAAWLMKGISAYWVILAGRLLQGIGAAGAFPIVLPFVGDLFKKEEDVSKSLGIIETSNTFGKVLSPILGAYLGLWLWFAPFIAIPVLCLISFGLVLFLVRKPEAKEQPEKQSIREFLNGIVSILRKKGRWLYAIFAIGGICMFVTFGVQFYLSEILESKYKMHGAMKGYVLGVPLALLCLSSYGTGKIIGQNKTLMKWLGFGGMVLLTAAMIFAGFNKGIYFLVGFMGLGCVGIGIVLPCMDALITEGIEKENSGTITSLYSSMRFIGVSLGPPVVSLLMSSGHWVLFALMATVGAIGGLLTLFAVTPSKGSKGESGVKETEKINPRLLSKRVRQTSAMSIDGKKSYP, encoded by the coding sequence ATGAAGGAAAGAAAATGGGATCTGTTTGCACTAGCATCCATTCCACTTATTATGACCCTCGGTAACTCCATGTTGTTGCCTATTTTGCCGCAGATTTCTAAAGAACTCGGCATTAGCTCTTTTCAGGTGAGTATGCTGATTACTGTCTATGGATTGATGGCTATTGTGATGATCCCTATTGCAGGGTACCTGTCTGATACGTATGGACGAAAAAAGGTGATTCTTCCGAGCCTGATCATTGCTGCTATTGGTGGTATCATCTGTGTGGTGGCGGCTTGGCTTATGAAGGGCATTAGTGCTTATTGGGTCATTCTGGCCGGTCGTTTGTTACAAGGCATAGGCGCGGCCGGTGCTTTTCCGATTGTGCTGCCCTTTGTTGGTGATTTGTTCAAGAAAGAAGAGGATGTAAGCAAAAGTCTGGGAATCATTGAGACCTCTAATACGTTTGGTAAAGTACTCAGCCCGATTCTTGGCGCTTATCTCGGTTTATGGCTCTGGTTCGCACCTTTTATCGCAATTCCTGTTCTATGTCTAATCTCATTTGGCTTAGTTTTGTTTCTGGTTCGAAAGCCGGAAGCAAAGGAACAGCCTGAGAAACAGAGTATACGAGAATTTTTAAATGGAATTGTGAGTATTTTGCGTAAAAAGGGACGATGGCTGTATGCTATTTTTGCCATAGGTGGTATCTGTATGTTTGTGACCTTTGGCGTTCAATTCTATTTATCAGAGATACTGGAATCTAAGTATAAAATGCATGGGGCGATGAAGGGGTATGTACTGGGGGTCCCGTTAGCCTTGTTATGTTTGTCCTCGTATGGAACAGGAAAGATTATTGGTCAGAACAAAACGCTAATGAAATGGCTTGGCTTTGGGGGGATGGTATTACTAACTGCAGCAATGATCTTTGCAGGGTTCAATAAAGGCATTTATTTCTTAGTTGGATTTATGGGTTTAGGCTGTGTTGGAATTGGGATTGTTCTGCCTTGCATGGATGCATTGATAACAGAAGGGATTGAAAAGGAGAATAGTGGAACTATAACCTCTCTCTATAGCAGTATGCGGTTCATCGGGGTATCTTTGGGGCCGCCGGTGGTATCGCTGCTGATGAGCAGTGGACATTGGGTATTGTTTGCTTTGATGGCTACAGTTGGCGCTATCGGTGGTTTGCTGACCTTATTTGCAGTTACGCCAAGCAAAGGAAGCAAGGGGGAATCCGGTGTGAAAGAAACAGAGAAGATCAATCCCCGCCTTTTGTCAAAGCGTGTTCGTCAGACTTCGGCGATGTCCATTGATGGAAAAAAGAGCTATCCTTAA
- the fsa gene encoding fructose-6-phosphate aldolase, which yields MKFFLDTGNIEEIKRITRLGLVDGVTTNPSLIAKEGRLFKDVIKEIVAIVPGPVSAEVIGLTAEEMLKEAYEIAEWAPNVVIKLPMTEDGLEACYELTKKGIKTNVTLVFSAAQGLMAAKAGATYISPFVGRLDDIGVDGMKLIKDLKTILTNYGMTSEIIAASIRNIAHVEQAALAGAHIATIPGSLLPTLWKHPLTDNGIERFLKDWESVPQA from the coding sequence ATGAAGTTTTTCTTGGACACCGGAAATATTGAAGAGATCAAACGTATTACTCGCCTCGGATTAGTGGATGGCGTAACGACTAACCCGTCGCTCATCGCTAAAGAAGGAAGATTGTTTAAAGATGTTATCAAAGAAATCGTAGCCATCGTTCCAGGTCCTGTTAGCGCAGAAGTAATCGGTTTGACAGCAGAAGAAATGCTGAAAGAAGCATACGAAATTGCTGAATGGGCTCCAAACGTTGTCATTAAACTCCCTATGACTGAAGATGGCTTGGAAGCTTGTTATGAGCTTACTAAAAAAGGTATCAAAACTAACGTAACGCTTGTCTTCTCAGCGGCTCAAGGCTTGATGGCTGCAAAAGCAGGCGCAACTTATATCTCTCCTTTTGTAGGACGTCTGGATGATATCGGTGTTGACGGAATGAAGCTGATCAAGGATCTAAAGACTATCCTGACCAACTACGGCATGACTTCCGAAATTATTGCAGCATCCATTCGTAACATTGCACATGTAGAGCAAGCAGCGCTTGCTGGTGCTCACATTGCTACCATCCCAGGTTCGCTCCTGCCAACCCTCTGGAAGCATCCGCTGACAGATAACGGTATTGAACGCTTCCTGAAGGATTGGGAATCCGTACCACAGGCATAA
- a CDS encoding GNAT family N-acetyltransferase, whose amino-acid sequence MKIIDFFGCKKDNTKLDTRNEGNRVPPVTEVNFEVVDPENAALRELITFLDEELKMRYPHETIYVVDFEDPKVKEMTFVVAYLNGKPVGCGGLRPLDYIGTEKAAMELKRFYVDSCYRKMGIATNMLLFLEAQAIAAGFREIRLETGIKQPEAIALYVKHGYQPIDLFGPYIGDPDSLCYGKILDVGA is encoded by the coding sequence ATGAAGATTATTGATTTTTTCGGCTGCAAGAAGGATAATACGAAATTGGATACAAGAAATGAGGGAAATAGAGTGCCGCCCGTTACAGAAGTGAATTTTGAAGTGGTTGACCCAGAGAATGCTGCTTTAAGAGAGCTTATTACGTTTCTGGATGAGGAACTGAAGATGCGTTATCCGCACGAGACGATCTATGTCGTCGATTTCGAGGATCCCAAAGTAAAAGAAATGACTTTTGTAGTAGCCTACTTGAACGGTAAACCAGTGGGTTGCGGCGGGCTTCGTCCATTGGATTATATCGGCACTGAGAAGGCTGCGATGGAGTTGAAGCGTTTTTATGTAGATTCTTGTTATCGCAAAATGGGCATAGCTACTAATATGCTGTTATTCCTTGAGGCACAGGCAATTGCTGCCGGCTTTAGGGAGATCCGATTGGAGACTGGAATCAAACAGCCTGAAGCGATTGCGCTTTACGTCAAACACGGCTACCAACCGATAGATTTGTTTGGACCCTATATCGGTGATCCGGATAGTCTCTGTTACGGCAAAATATTGGATGTCGGTGCTTAA
- the rpiA gene encoding ribose-5-phosphate isomerase RpiA, producing MNVKQLAAEKAVEYVEDGMKVGLGTGSTAYWAIRKLGERVSEGLKITAVATSRASEEQARELGIPLVAFGDIDSLDLTIDGADELDNSLQLIKGGGGALLREKIVASNSTRMIVIADEGKVVSTLGKFPLPVEIVPFAWEWTVAELAKLGCQPELRRNGEELYKTDNGNYIADCRFEEIESAPKLALTIQSIPGVVDHGLFIGIAAMAIVGKHDGSIEIIEAQSKN from the coding sequence ATCAATGTTAAACAATTAGCAGCAGAAAAAGCAGTAGAATACGTAGAAGATGGAATGAAGGTAGGTCTGGGTACGGGATCAACTGCTTACTGGGCGATCCGTAAGCTTGGCGAACGCGTCAGTGAAGGTCTAAAGATTACCGCAGTTGCTACTTCACGCGCTTCCGAGGAACAAGCACGAGAGCTAGGGATTCCACTGGTAGCTTTTGGTGATATTGATAGTCTGGACCTGACCATTGACGGAGCGGACGAGCTGGACAACAGCTTGCAACTAATTAAAGGCGGCGGCGGCGCTTTGCTTCGTGAAAAGATTGTAGCTAGTAATAGTACTCGGATGATCGTGATTGCCGATGAGGGTAAAGTTGTAAGCACGCTAGGCAAATTTCCACTGCCAGTGGAAATCGTTCCTTTCGCCTGGGAGTGGACTGTGGCGGAGCTTGCTAAACTGGGTTGCCAACCCGAGTTGCGCCGTAACGGAGAAGAGTTGTACAAGACGGATAATGGCAACTACATAGCGGACTGCCGATTTGAAGAGATAGAATCTGCGCCAAAGCTTGCATTGACCATCCAAAGTATCCCGGGTGTTGTAGATCACGGCCTATTTATTGGAATTGCAGCGATGGCTATTGTCGGTAAACATGACGGAAGCATCGAAATAATAGAAGCTCAATCTAAGAATTGA
- a CDS encoding VanZ family protein, with the protein MINRRLRETSRSWPLKGLTRVVLTLYSATVIYWMFLGFGREVHTGGPLQYNLVPLRTVSLYFNLDNGLSLINRLVNLLGNVVVFIPFGFLWPLVKTRSISWLRISLYAVPCILLLECLQMLLHVGSFDIDDLLLNMLGVWIGYGLFRVISFKSNKEGEM; encoded by the coding sequence TTGATTAACCGCAGACTTAGAGAAACTAGCCGTTCATGGCCGCTAAAAGGATTGACACGGGTAGTACTAACTCTGTATAGTGCTACTGTTATCTATTGGATGTTTCTCGGATTTGGACGTGAAGTTCACACTGGAGGTCCTCTTCAGTACAATCTGGTTCCATTACGTACGGTGTCACTTTATTTCAACTTGGATAACGGGTTATCACTGATCAACCGGCTAGTGAATCTGCTAGGGAATGTTGTGGTTTTTATTCCATTTGGTTTTCTTTGGCCATTAGTAAAGACACGTTCGATTTCTTGGCTTAGGATCTCGTTATATGCTGTCCCTTGCATACTGCTTTTGGAGTGCTTACAAATGCTGCTGCATGTGGGAAGCTTCGATATTGATGATTTACTATTAAACATGCTAGGTGTGTGGATAGGCTACGGATTGTTTCGAGTGATTAGCTTTAAAAGTAACAAAGAAGGAGAAATGTGA